Proteins from a single region of Chloroherpeton thalassium ATCC 35110:
- a CDS encoding YfhL family 4Fe-4S dicluster ferredoxin, which translates to MALMITEECINCSACIPECPNTAIYEPGDPWELFGESYESLNDEITYIVPDKCTECVGHHEEPQCVPVCPSDCIVPDPNFNESKEDLLAKKEALESNG; encoded by the coding sequence ATGGCGTTAATGATCACTGAGGAATGCATCAATTGCTCAGCTTGCATTCCAGAATGCCCGAACACCGCAATTTACGAACCAGGTGATCCTTGGGAACTCTTCGGTGAAAGTTATGAGTCACTTAACGACGAAATCACTTATATCGTACCAGACAAATGCACAGAATGCGTTGGCCATCATGAAGAGCCACAATGCGTTCCAGTTTGCCCGTCAGACTGCATTGTCCCAGATCCAAACTTTAACGAATCTAAAGAAGACTTGCTTGCTAAAAAAGAAGCTCTCGAGTCAAACGGTTAA
- a CDS encoding phage holin family protein produces the protein MPQPKKQPSQSSNATERTHTQSSKKHVSDLIEDTISGTYSDLIDILSAKIEIAKLEVSEQLADIIANVVILIILLSGALYLSVSIAIFIGDLTGYPWLGYLIISGSIFTLVFILTKLKPDWLKSKIQTFILSSQTKYSRSLLEKHDSEKA, from the coding sequence ATGCCACAGCCCAAAAAGCAACCATCGCAATCCTCAAACGCGACAGAGCGAACACACACTCAATCATCCAAAAAACATGTGAGCGACCTCATTGAGGACACGATCTCTGGAACTTATTCAGATTTAATCGACATACTCTCGGCGAAAATTGAAATCGCCAAACTCGAGGTTTCCGAGCAGCTCGCCGATATTATTGCAAACGTGGTGATTCTCATCATTCTCTTGAGTGGCGCGCTTTACCTATCCGTATCCATTGCGATTTTCATAGGAGATCTCACTGGTTATCCTTGGCTCGGCTATTTGATTATTAGCGGAAGTATTTTCACTTTGGTATTTATCCTCACAAAATTGAAACCGGACTGGCTGAAATCTAAAATTCAAACATTTATTTTAAGCAGCCAAACCAAATATTCGCGCAGCTTACTTGAGAAACACGATTCCGAGAAAGCCTGA
- a CDS encoding PhoH family protein — translation MEAERKITLKGIEPMLIFGVQDSHLRKIESFFTHTNIIARGNNLTLKGEEDDVKQIEKIFAELMFLVNQNGDLHEKDVDTVLKLMLSKPLHQESEPSLPLVDSEDIIVATKNDAVRARTPGQRKMVCESKQNDIVFAIGPAGTGKTYTAVAIAVAAMKHKEVNKIVLARPAVEAGESLGFLPGDLAQKIDPYLRPLYDALQDMLTSEKLKLYIEKKIIEIVPLAYMRGRTLNNAFIILDEAQNATSMQMKMCLTRLGMNSKAIITGDVTQIDLPNKRDSGLSEVQNLLQDIKGISFVYLNKSDVVRHKLVRDIIEAYDRFHGQKAKLEKKDNNEH, via the coding sequence AAAAATCACGCTAAAAGGGATTGAGCCCATGCTCATTTTTGGAGTTCAAGATAGCCATCTCCGCAAAATTGAATCGTTCTTTACCCATACAAACATTATCGCTCGCGGCAATAACCTAACGCTGAAAGGCGAAGAGGACGATGTCAAGCAAATTGAAAAAATCTTCGCTGAACTGATGTTTTTGGTAAATCAAAATGGCGATCTGCATGAAAAAGATGTTGATACAGTTTTAAAACTGATGCTTTCTAAGCCGCTCCACCAAGAAAGCGAGCCATCGCTTCCGCTCGTCGATAGTGAGGATATTATCGTTGCCACAAAAAATGATGCTGTTCGAGCAAGAACACCAGGCCAGAGAAAAATGGTTTGTGAATCGAAGCAAAACGATATTGTTTTTGCCATTGGCCCGGCAGGAACTGGAAAAACTTACACCGCTGTTGCAATTGCTGTTGCAGCAATGAAACACAAGGAAGTGAACAAAATTGTACTTGCCAGGCCAGCGGTTGAAGCTGGCGAAAGCTTGGGATTTCTTCCTGGCGATTTAGCGCAAAAAATTGATCCCTATCTTCGCCCGCTTTATGACGCCTTGCAAGACATGCTTACATCCGAAAAGCTGAAGCTTTATATTGAAAAGAAGATTATTGAAATTGTTCCGCTTGCCTACATGCGTGGCCGCACGCTAAATAATGCGTTTATTATTCTTGACGAAGCGCAAAATGCGACGAGCATGCAGATGAAAATGTGCTTAACCAGGCTTGGAATGAATTCTAAAGCGATTATCACTGGCGATGTGACGCAAATTGATTTGCCGAACAAACGAGATTCTGGCTTGAGCGAAGTGCAGAATTTACTTCAAGACATTAAAGGCATTAGCTTTGTTTATCTGAACAAATCAGATGTGGTTCGGCACAAGCTGGTTCGCGACATCATAGAAGCTTATGACCGTTTTCACGGTCAAAAAGCAAAGTTGGAGAAAAAAGATAACAATGAGCATTAA
- a CDS encoding citrate/2-methylcitrate synthase, which translates to MSILVSKDTRVVIIGGRAGLNAAKRMAEFDFLVQKSLTVQAFVYPPEQGQQKEIFHGAKIENIPVYSQLSEALSEHPNIDTALIYIGAERAFGAAKEALEAKNIKLVSMITEGVPEKDARRLAKIAKQNSKIFNGPSSIGILTAGGCRLGVIGGEFNNLKKCLLYRPGSFGVITKSGGLSNETMWLCAQNGDGISTTVSIGGDAYPGTDFVTYLEMFEQDLDTKAVVIVGEVGGSLEEEAAEWFAAKKRRIRLIGVVGGTCQEVLPQGMKFGHAGAKEGKGRAGSARSKMQAMKDAGALVPDTFGGLSKCIKQVYEELKAEGSIKAEADLDESVLPELPKKVQEVMKAGEVVVEPLIRTTIADDRGEEPRYMGYAASELCQKGYGIEHTIGLLWGKRLPSQEEAEIIKRIIMISADHGPAVSGAFGAIIASCAGIDLPQAVSAGMTMIGPRFGGAVTNAGKYFKMGADEYPNDIPGFLAWMKKNVGPVPGIGHRVKSLKNPDRRVKYLVDYVKNQTKLHTPVLNFALEVEKVTTGKKDNLILNVDGAMGCILVDLGYPSHTLNGFFVLARTIGMIGHWIDQQEQNARLIRVYDYLINYAVREPREVPDMILPETEGK; encoded by the coding sequence GTGAGCATACTAGTCTCAAAAGATACTCGTGTTGTCATTATTGGTGGGCGGGCTGGCTTGAATGCAGCTAAAAGAATGGCGGAATTCGATTTTCTGGTACAAAAAAGTTTAACCGTACAGGCTTTTGTTTATCCACCTGAGCAAGGTCAACAAAAAGAAATTTTCCACGGCGCTAAAATTGAAAACATTCCGGTCTACTCGCAGCTTTCCGAGGCCTTAAGCGAGCATCCGAATATCGATACGGCGTTAATTTATATCGGTGCTGAAAGAGCTTTTGGTGCAGCAAAAGAAGCACTTGAGGCTAAGAATATTAAGCTCGTTTCCATGATTACGGAAGGCGTGCCGGAAAAAGATGCCAGACGCCTGGCCAAGATTGCCAAACAAAATAGCAAAATTTTCAACGGCCCATCATCGATCGGTATTTTGACTGCTGGTGGTTGCCGCTTGGGCGTGATCGGTGGTGAGTTTAACAACTTGAAAAAGTGCTTACTCTATCGCCCAGGTTCATTCGGCGTTATCACCAAGTCTGGTGGTCTTTCAAACGAAACCATGTGGCTTTGCGCTCAAAACGGCGACGGTATTTCAACAACAGTCAGCATCGGTGGAGACGCTTATCCGGGAACTGACTTTGTCACCTACCTTGAAATGTTTGAGCAAGATCTCGATACCAAAGCTGTCGTTATCGTCGGTGAGGTCGGTGGAAGCTTAGAAGAGGAAGCGGCAGAGTGGTTCGCTGCGAAAAAACGCCGCATTCGCTTGATCGGGGTTGTCGGTGGTACTTGCCAAGAAGTGTTGCCGCAAGGCATGAAATTCGGCCATGCTGGAGCAAAAGAAGGCAAAGGCCGTGCTGGTTCTGCGCGCTCTAAAATGCAGGCGATGAAAGATGCCGGCGCACTTGTGCCCGATACGTTCGGCGGGTTGAGCAAATGCATCAAACAAGTTTATGAGGAATTAAAAGCTGAAGGCTCAATTAAGGCGGAAGCCGATTTGGATGAAAGCGTTCTACCGGAATTGCCGAAGAAGGTTCAGGAAGTCATGAAGGCCGGTGAAGTGGTTGTCGAACCGCTCATTCGTACCACCATTGCGGATGACCGCGGCGAAGAGCCTCGCTACATGGGCTACGCAGCTTCCGAGCTTTGCCAAAAGGGTTATGGCATTGAGCATACTATCGGACTTCTTTGGGGTAAGAGACTTCCAAGTCAAGAAGAAGCTGAAATTATCAAGCGCATTATCATGATTTCTGCAGACCACGGTCCGGCAGTTTCTGGTGCGTTCGGTGCGATTATCGCTTCTTGCGCAGGTATTGACTTGCCGCAAGCTGTTTCTGCCGGTATGACCATGATCGGTCCTCGTTTCGGCGGCGCGGTTACAAACGCGGGTAAATACTTCAAAATGGGCGCCGATGAATATCCGAACGATATTCCGGGCTTCCTTGCATGGATGAAGAAAAATGTTGGCCCGGTTCCGGGGATTGGCCACCGTGTCAAGAGCCTTAAAAATCCGGATCGCCGCGTGAAATACTTGGTTGATTATGTGAAAAATCAAACCAAACTTCACACGCCAGTTTTGAACTTCGCGCTTGAAGTTGAAAAAGTGACTACAGGCAAAAAAGACAATCTCATTCTCAACGTTGACGGGGCAATGGGTTGTATTTTGGTTGATCTCGGCTATCCATCACATACCTTGAACGGCTTCTTCGTTCTCGCAAGAACCATCGGTATGATCGGCCATTGGATCGACCAGCAGGAACAAAATGCTCGTCTCATTCGCGTTTATGATTACCTCATTAACTATGCGGTTCGTGAGCCAAGAGAAGTGCCTGATATGATTCTTCCTGAAACAGAAGGCAAATAA
- the tpx gene encoding thiol peroxidase — protein sequence MATITFKGNAIHTLGDLPAVGSQAPDFELIKSDLSKASLKDFAGSKVVLNIFPSLDTGVCAASVRRFNLEAANLPGTKVLCISRDLPFAQSRFCGAEGIENVVTLSDFATGDFGKAYNLTMTDGPLAHLHSRAVVIVDEDGKVVYTEQVPEIVTEPNYEAALTALK from the coding sequence ATGGCAACTATCACATTCAAAGGCAACGCTATTCACACACTTGGCGACCTTCCCGCCGTCGGTTCACAAGCACCGGATTTTGAACTCATCAAATCAGATCTTTCCAAAGCAAGCTTGAAAGATTTTGCCGGTTCAAAAGTGGTTTTGAACATCTTCCCAAGCCTTGATACTGGCGTTTGCGCCGCTTCGGTCAGACGATTCAACTTGGAGGCCGCAAACCTTCCGGGAACAAAAGTGCTTTGCATTTCGCGCGACTTGCCGTTTGCGCAGTCCCGTTTTTGCGGCGCGGAAGGCATTGAAAATGTCGTCACGCTTTCCGACTTCGCTACCGGCGATTTCGGCAAGGCTTATAACCTCACCATGACCGACGGGCCGCTTGCACACTTGCACTCACGCGCCGTCGTCATCGTGGACGAAGACGGCAAAGTGGTCTACACCGAACAAGTGCCGGAAATCGTGACCGAGCCGAATTACGAAGCTGCTTTAACCGCTTTGAAATAA
- the pabB gene encoding aminodeoxychorismate synthase component I, translating into MHYPLPAEFYRTLSSPNALLLETAKFDKENFQSYLFVNPSRILTLTATSDIRDFFAQIDDALNARFFAAGYFSYEAGYLFEPEIFSRELSSVPNRALAWIGIYERPYVFNHRTGKLSGKCEIPNIKEHSNQDFTYQISEPAFDINEPIYAEKIDEIKCFIASGDVYQINFTGKFGFDFSGDAVSFYRKLKESQPVAYGAYLNTGAEKTLSFSPELFFRIRDGKISVRPMKGTVGRGRTREEDAAQRAWLGEDVKNRAENLMITDLLRNDLGRICKKGSVCVSELFQVETFRSLHQMTSAVQAELPETLSIYDLFKAIFPCGSVTGAPKIRAMQLIHALENAPRGIYTGAIGFFSPTREAVFNVAIRTLTLNGERGKMGSGSGIVWDSDARAEYAECRLKSEFLNAKVGRFALIESMLWENGVCALLDDHFARLADSAVYFGIECDSAQLRRQLENEAKSHDENRSYKVRLTLDIYGKVKIERAEIASGTSGELKVCLSKSRTNSADRLLFHKTTERGLYDRLFAKATAKGFADVLFFNEKDELTEGAISNVFLKKNGRFFTPPIDCGLLAGVYRTRFLRQHPDTVEKPLTLNDLEKCDEIYLSNAVRGLRKVKLEKIYLEDEELTHPEA; encoded by the coding sequence ATGCACTATCCGTTACCTGCCGAATTTTACCGCACCCTTTCTTCGCCAAACGCGCTTTTGTTGGAAACTGCCAAGTTTGATAAGGAAAATTTTCAAAGCTATCTGTTCGTAAATCCTTCGCGCATTTTAACGCTCACGGCCACATCCGACATTCGAGACTTTTTCGCGCAAATTGACGACGCGCTGAACGCCCGATTTTTTGCCGCCGGATATTTTTCTTATGAGGCCGGCTATTTATTTGAGCCGGAAATTTTTTCTCGGGAATTGTCGTCCGTGCCGAACCGGGCGCTGGCTTGGATTGGGATTTACGAACGGCCTTATGTGTTCAATCATCGAACCGGAAAACTTTCGGGAAAATGTGAAATTCCTAACATAAAAGAGCATTCCAATCAAGATTTTACCTATCAAATTAGCGAGCCTGCATTTGATATAAACGAGCCGATTTACGCGGAAAAAATTGACGAGATAAAGTGCTTTATCGCGTCGGGCGATGTGTATCAGATTAATTTTACGGGAAAATTCGGGTTTGATTTTTCGGGCGACGCCGTTTCGTTTTACCGAAAATTGAAGGAATCGCAGCCCGTCGCGTATGGTGCGTATTTGAACACGGGCGCGGAGAAGACGCTTTCTTTTTCTCCGGAACTTTTTTTCAGAATTCGGGATGGAAAAATTTCGGTTCGACCGATGAAAGGCACGGTCGGGCGCGGGCGCACACGCGAAGAGGACGCGGCGCAACGCGCGTGGCTGGGCGAAGACGTGAAAAATCGTGCGGAAAATTTGATGATTACGGATTTGCTGCGAAACGATTTGGGGCGAATTTGCAAAAAAGGCTCGGTTTGCGTTTCCGAGCTTTTTCAGGTTGAAACATTTCGGTCGTTGCACCAAATGACTTCCGCCGTGCAGGCCGAACTGCCGGAAACGCTCTCCATTTATGACCTTTTCAAAGCGATTTTCCCGTGCGGTTCGGTGACGGGTGCGCCAAAAATTCGTGCGATGCAGCTCATCCACGCGCTGGAAAACGCGCCGCGAGGCATTTATACGGGCGCAATCGGATTTTTTTCGCCCACGCGCGAGGCGGTTTTCAATGTGGCGATTCGCACGCTCACGCTCAATGGCGAGCGCGGCAAAATGGGCAGCGGCAGCGGCATCGTTTGGGACTCGGACGCCCGCGCCGAATACGCCGAATGCCGTCTGAAATCCGAATTTTTGAACGCCAAAGTCGGGCGGTTTGCGCTCATCGAATCCATGCTTTGGGAAAACGGCGTGTGTGCGTTGCTGGATGATCACTTCGCGCGGCTGGCCGACTCGGCGGTCTATTTCGGCATCGAATGCGATTCGGCGCAACTTCGCAGGCAATTGGAAAACGAAGCAAAATCGCACGACGAAAATCGCTCGTATAAAGTGCGCCTAACGCTTGATATTTACGGTAAGGTAAAAATCGAACGCGCCGAAATTGCGTCAGGCACAAGCGGCGAATTAAAAGTTTGCCTATCAAAATCGCGAACAAACTCAGCCGACCGACTTCTTTTTCATAAAACTACCGAGCGAGGCTTGTATGACCGTCTGTTTGCGAAGGCGACGGCCAAAGGCTTTGCCGACGTTTTGTTTTTCAACGAAAAAGACGAACTTACCGAAGGGGCTATTAGCAATGTGTTTTTGAAAAAAAACGGTCGTTTTTTCACGCCGCCGATTGATTGCGGACTGCTCGCGGGCGTTTATCGCACCCGTTTTCTTCGGCAACATCCCGACACCGTAGAAAAGCCCCTAACGCTGAATGATTTGGAAAAATGCGACGAGATTTATCTCTCAAACGCCGTTAGGGGATTGAGAAAGGTCAAGTTGGAAAAAATTTATTTGGAAGATGAGGAACTTACGCATCCCGAAGCCTAA
- a CDS encoding NADH-quinone oxidoreductase subunit N produces the protein MFQVPSAGEIQELIGALKTGASAFVPEIFLSGLFLLVVTIDLFRIPSKRTIIPAVSVIGLIISGYFVYLQHAIPPDEFFLGMYAVDPFAIFFKYLFIVSGVFAVLISIDSVEVNLPESRSLGEYYSLIVAMVLGMFLMASSTDLLMMFLSLEMVSIISYILVGYLKGQVRSSEAGLKYVIYGSVSSGLMIYGFSIIYGLTGETNIFAINEFLKHNEVDSITLMLGSLLILGGFGYKAGVVPFHFWSPDVYEGAPTPITAYLSVGSKAAGFAMLIRFFRVTIPTGAGSTDLLAFDWVTLLSVVSVVSMVLGNVVALWQSNVKRLLAYSSIAHAGYILLGVIVADDLGTQATLFYLAAYTIMNIGAFFVIILISNEIGSDDVNDYKGLGKKMPLAAASLTIFLVSLTGLPPTVGFIGKLMIFSALLAKGPVFVWLAVIGVLTSVVSLYFYFKIPLNMYLRESEDGSETEFNVGMLSNALVAFLMILTVVFGLYFTPLSVLAEESVKIIGAVVMN, from the coding sequence ATGTTTCAGGTACCTTCAGCAGGTGAGATACAGGAACTAATTGGAGCGTTAAAGACCGGCGCATCAGCGTTTGTGCCGGAGATTTTTCTCTCAGGGCTTTTCTTACTGGTGGTGACAATTGACCTATTTCGGATTCCAAGCAAGCGGACGATTATTCCGGCGGTTTCCGTCATCGGGTTAATCATTTCCGGTTACTTTGTCTATTTGCAACATGCGATTCCACCGGATGAGTTCTTCTTGGGCATGTATGCGGTCGATCCGTTTGCGATATTCTTTAAGTATTTGTTTATCGTTTCGGGTGTTTTTGCCGTGTTGATTTCTATTGATTCGGTAGAAGTCAATTTGCCGGAGTCAAGAAGTTTGGGCGAATACTACTCGCTGATTGTGGCGATGGTCTTGGGCATGTTTTTGATGGCATCATCAACCGATCTTTTGATGATGTTCCTCTCGCTTGAAATGGTTAGCATCATTTCCTACATCTTGGTTGGTTACCTGAAAGGTCAAGTGCGTTCATCGGAAGCTGGTCTGAAATATGTTATTTATGGTTCGGTTTCTTCGGGCTTGATGATATATGGTTTTTCAATCATTTACGGCCTCACCGGTGAGACGAACATTTTTGCGATCAATGAGTTCTTGAAACACAACGAAGTTGATTCCATCACATTGATGTTGGGTTCGTTGTTGATTTTGGGTGGATTCGGTTATAAAGCGGGTGTTGTCCCATTCCACTTCTGGTCACCAGATGTGTATGAAGGTGCCCCGACGCCAATTACGGCATATCTTTCTGTTGGTTCTAAAGCTGCTGGTTTTGCCATGTTGATTCGCTTTTTCAGAGTTACCATTCCGACCGGAGCAGGTTCCACAGATTTACTTGCATTTGATTGGGTAACCTTGCTTTCGGTGGTTTCCGTTGTCTCGATGGTGCTGGGTAATGTGGTGGCGCTTTGGCAGTCAAATGTGAAACGACTTTTGGCATATTCTTCAATCGCTCACGCTGGCTATATTTTGTTGGGCGTCATTGTCGCGGATGATTTAGGCACGCAGGCTACTTTGTTTTACCTTGCGGCTTATACCATCATGAATATTGGTGCGTTCTTCGTCATTATTTTAATTTCCAATGAAATAGGTAGCGACGATGTAAATGATTATAAAGGTTTGGGGAAAAAGATGCCTCTTGCAGCTGCCTCGCTGACCATTTTCCTCGTTTCTTTAACTGGGCTGCCGCCAACTGTCGGCTTTATCGGAAAGCTGATGATTTTCTCAGCGTTGCTTGCCAAAGGACCTGTTTTCGTTTGGCTTGCCGTGATTGGCGTCTTAACAAGCGTTGTGTCCTTGTACTTCTACTTTAAGATTCCGCTCAATATGTATCTCCGCGAATCTGAGGACGGATCAGAAACTGAGTTTAATGTTGGCATGCTCTCAAATGCGCTGGTTGCGTTCTTGATGATTCTGACGGTTGTGTTCGGTTTATACTTCACCCCGTTGTCAGTTTTAGCGGAAGAATCTGTTAAAATCATCGGTGCGGTGGTGATGAACTAA
- a CDS encoding YfhL family 4Fe-4S dicluster ferredoxin, producing the protein MALMITEECMNCALCKPECPNVAIYEPDAPWKLFGETYAALSNNVYYIVPDKCTECVGFHEEPQCAAVCPVDCCVADPNFPETEEELRSKKEALVADNS; encoded by the coding sequence ATGGCTTTAATGATCACTGAGGAATGCATGAATTGCGCGCTCTGTAAACCGGAATGCCCAAATGTAGCAATTTACGAACCGGATGCGCCATGGAAACTCTTCGGCGAAACCTACGCCGCACTGAGCAACAATGTTTATTACATTGTGCCAGATAAATGCACCGAGTGCGTGGGCTTTCATGAAGAACCGCAATGCGCTGCCGTTTGCCCTGTTGATTGCTGCGTAGCAGATCCTAATTTTCCTGAAACGGAAGAAGAGCTGCGCTCTAAAAAAGAAGCGTTAGTGGCGGACAATAGCTAA
- a CDS encoding ATP citrate lyase citrate-binding domain-containing protein yields MAKILEGTAMKFFQKWGIPVPSYVVIMNPDRLKLLAEANKWMKESKLVVKAHEAIGGRFKLGLVKVGLNLEEADAAVREMIGKKVGTTVIKQVIIAEQLEHDEEYYLSINSHRQGTDLLLSKYGGIDVEENWDKVQRITFDVDEQPTKEQLIQLAHDAGFEGEIAERVAKIASRLVLCHENEDAQNIEINPLVIRKSDMRFAALDAVMNVDWDARFRHPDWDFKPTSEIGRPYTDAELQIMDIDSRIKGSVKFVEVPGGEIALLTAGGGASVFYSDAVVARGGTIANYAEYSGDPPDWAVEALTETICALPNIKHIIVGGAIANFTDVKATFNGIINGFRDSKDRGLLKDVKIWVRRGGPNEAAGLEMMRALREEGFDINVYDRTMPMTDIVDMALSS; encoded by the coding sequence ATGGCAAAAATTCTTGAAGGAACGGCAATGAAATTTTTCCAGAAATGGGGAATTCCAGTGCCATCCTACGTGGTAATTATGAACCCCGATAGGCTCAAGCTCCTTGCCGAAGCAAACAAATGGATGAAAGAGTCCAAACTTGTGGTGAAGGCGCATGAAGCTATCGGAGGTCGTTTTAAGCTCGGTTTGGTAAAAGTCGGGCTGAACCTTGAGGAGGCTGATGCAGCAGTTCGTGAGATGATCGGCAAAAAAGTTGGCACAACAGTCATTAAGCAGGTCATTATCGCCGAACAGCTTGAGCATGATGAAGAGTATTACCTATCAATTAATTCTCATCGTCAAGGAACGGATTTGCTTTTGAGCAAATACGGCGGCATTGATGTAGAGGAAAACTGGGATAAGGTACAACGAATCACATTCGATGTTGACGAACAGCCAACCAAAGAACAATTGATTCAGCTTGCGCATGATGCAGGGTTTGAAGGTGAAATTGCTGAGCGTGTGGCTAAAATCGCCAGCCGTTTGGTGCTTTGCCATGAAAACGAAGATGCGCAAAACATTGAGATTAACCCATTGGTCATTCGCAAAAGCGACATGCGTTTTGCTGCATTGGATGCAGTAATGAACGTTGATTGGGACGCCCGGTTCCGTCATCCCGATTGGGATTTCAAGCCAACCTCTGAAATTGGCCGTCCCTACACCGATGCTGAGTTGCAAATTATGGATATTGACTCCCGCATTAAAGGTTCAGTGAAGTTTGTTGAAGTTCCAGGCGGTGAAATAGCCCTGCTCACGGCAGGTGGAGGCGCTTCCGTATTTTATTCAGATGCTGTGGTTGCAAGAGGGGGCACTATTGCCAACTACGCTGAATATTCGGGTGATCCACCAGATTGGGCTGTTGAAGCGCTTACGGAAACCATCTGTGCGTTGCCAAATATTAAACATATTATTGTCGGCGGCGCGATTGCAAACTTCACCGATGTTAAAGCCACATTTAACGGTATCATTAATGGCTTTAGAGATAGTAAAGACCGTGGTCTATTGAAAGATGTCAAGATTTGGGTGCGCCGCGGCGGACCAAATGAAGCCGCAGGTTTGGAAATGATGCGTGCTTTGCGTGAAGAAGGATTTGACATCAATGTCTATGACCGTACTATGCCGATGACAGATATCGTTGACATGGCATTGAGCTCGTAA
- a CDS encoding Rieske (2Fe-2S) protein, giving the protein MEVQTHSGDTTSVVAVASIADVPPGKYKNFELELDGFRQHGVLINYHGDFHAYLNVCPHAGIPLDTVDKGIFNADGSYLICRKHWALFQPETGICVSGPCPIAPLSKLVVHVENEMIYVSPKN; this is encoded by the coding sequence ATGGAAGTACAAACTCATTCCGGTGACACCACATCGGTGGTTGCCGTTGCGTCTATTGCCGATGTTCCTCCCGGCAAATATAAGAACTTTGAATTAGAACTTGATGGCTTTCGTCAGCACGGTGTTTTGATAAACTATCACGGGGATTTTCATGCGTATTTGAATGTTTGTCCCCACGCGGGCATTCCGCTGGATACGGTGGATAAAGGTATTTTCAACGCGGATGGTAGTTATCTGATTTGTAGGAAACATTGGGCGTTATTTCAACCAGAAACAGGCATTTGTGTGAGTGGGCCATGTCCGATTGCGCCTCTTTCGAAATTAGTGGTGCATGTAGAAAATGAGATGATATACGTGTCGCCCAAAAACTAA
- a CDS encoding DUF883 C-terminal domain-containing protein produces the protein MSEQQKTSYQDEFSEETAQNPQKMDLLEQVTATPLYGAVEQLAKEASEYIRKNPLKASLISLGAGLVVGLLLNRKK, from the coding sequence ATGAGTGAACAACAAAAGACTTCTTATCAAGATGAATTTTCGGAGGAAACCGCACAAAATCCTCAGAAGATGGATTTGCTTGAACAAGTTACCGCAACACCACTCTACGGCGCAGTAGAACAACTCGCAAAAGAGGCCTCTGAATATATCCGCAAAAACCCGCTTAAAGCTTCATTAATTTCACTGGGAGCAGGACTTGTCGTTGGGCTGCTTCTTAATCGCAAAAAATGA